A region of the Actinomycetota bacterium genome:
CGGGAAGACCGATGTCGCGCTGGCGGTCGGACCGCGGGGCGTCGGCGGCCAGCCGGTCGAGATCGTCGCAGCCGACGCGTTCACCATCTACCGCGGCATGGACATCGCCACCGCCAAGCCGTCCCGCGCCGACCGGGCTGCGGTCCCACATCACATGATCGACCGGCTCGACCCGTGGCAGGAGGCGTCGGTCGCGTGCTTCCAGCGGGCCGCCCGCTCCGCGGTCGACGCGATCGCCGAGCGCGGTCACGTCGCCCTCCTCGTGGGCGGCTCGGGCCTGTACTTCCGCGCGGTGGTCGACGACCTGCGCTTCCCTCCAACCGACCCGGACGTGCGCGCGCGGCTCGAGGACGCCCACCGCCACGACCCCGTCGCGGCGCACGCAGCGTTGGCCACAGCCGATCCTGCCGCCGCGGCGAGGATCGATCCCGGCAACCTACGACGCACCGTCCGCGCCCTCGAGGTGATCGAACTCACCGGCGAACCGTTCTCCCGCTTCACCCGAGCATGGGACGAACACCGGTCGATCTACCCGGGGCTGGACGTCCGCGGTCTGGATCCCGGCCGTGTCGAGCTACGCCGACGCATCCACGAACGGGCCGACGCGATGGTCGGCGCCGGGCTCCTCGACGAGGCTCGCCGCCTGGCCGCACTGCCGCAGCCTCTGTCGACCACCGCGGCGCAGGCGATCGGGTACCGCGAGGCGTTCGCGGTCTTGGACGGCGAGCTGGACGCCGACGAGCTGAACACCGCGATCGCCTCGCGGACCTGGCGGTACGCCAAGCGGCAGCTGGCGTGGTTCCGTCGCGACCCGCGCGTGCGCTGGTCGACGCCGCAGGAGGTCCTCCAGGTGTGGTGTTGATCGGCGGAGGACCGCCCACCCACCGGTACCCTCGTTCGTATGCGGTTCGTCAAGGCGCACGGAGCCGGGAACGACTTCGTCGTCGTCCCCGACTGGAACGACGAGATCACGTTGGACCCCGCGCTGGTCCGGGCGGTGTGCGACCGGCGCCGTGGCATCGGCGCCGACGGGGTGTTGCGGATCGTCGCTGCACCCGACGGCGCGGACGCGTTCATGGACTACCGCAACGCCGACGGTTCGGTCGCCGAGATGTGCGGGAACGGCGTGCGGGTGGTGGCCAAACACCTCGTCGAGCACGGGCTGGTCGCTGACGCGTCACGCACGCTGCACATCGCCACGCCGGCTGGCGTGGTCGCCGCTTCGGTGGAGACCGACCGCGACGGGACCGTCACCGCGGTGACGGCCGGGATGGGCCGCCCGGTGCTCGACCCGGCCGAGATCCCGTTCCACGCCGACGGTGATCGCGCGGTGGACGTCCCCGTGTCCGTCGACGGGCACGAGATCCGCGTGACGGCGGTGTCCATGGGCAACCCCCACGCGGTCGTGGTGGTCGATGACGTGGGTGCGGCGCCCGTGACGGACCTGGGCCCGGCGTTGGAGACCCATCCGCGGTTCCCGAAGCGGACCAACGTCGAGTTCGTCGAGGTGGTCGGCGCCGGTCGGGTGCGGATGCGGGTGTGGGAGCGGGGCGTGGGCGAGACCCCCGCCTGCGGGACGGGTGCGTGCGCAGGGCTCGTGGCGCTGCAGCTGCTCGACCTCGCCGGCACCGACCTCGTCGAGGAATGGCCCGGCGGTGAGCTGACGGTCCGGTACGACCCGGGGGAGGATCCGGCGGTGCGGCTGCGCGGCCCGGTGGTGGAGATCGCGGAAGGCGAGTTGAACGGTCGTTGGCTCGCCCAGGCAGCGGGGCTCCGATGAGCGATCGGGAGCAGACGCACCACCGTGCACCGTCGGCCCCACACGACGGCGGCGAGAGCCCGTCGAACGACGGGGAGGTCACGCGAGCGGAGTTGCGTCGCCGGCAGCGCGACGTCGTCGAGGAGGGTCGCCCCCGCGAAGGCATGGATGTCTTCCAGCCGGTGGAGCGCGCCGTCCTGGTCGGTGTGCAGCTGGCCGACCGGACCGACGAGCGGGTCGTGGCCAACCTCGACGAGCTCGAGGCACTAGCTGACACGGCCGGCGCGGAGGTCGTGGGTCGCCTCGTGCAGCGCAGAGCGACGCCGGACCCCGCCACCTACATCGGCAAGGGCAAGGTCACCGAGCTGCGTGCGCTGCTGCAGGCCAGCCACGCCGATGCGGTGATCTTCGACGACGAGCTCACACCGGCCCAGCAGCGCAACCTCGAGGAGGGCGTCCGGCAGAAGGTGCTCGACCGCACCATCGTGATCCTCGACATCTTCGCCCAGCACGCGGTCAGCCGTGAAGGCAAGACTCAGGTCGAGCTCGCTCAGCTCACCTACCTCCTGCCACGTCTGCGCGGCTGGGGACAGGCGCTGTCGCGCCAGGAGGGTCGTATCGGCACCCGAGGACCCGGCGAGTCGCAGCTGGAGGTCGACCGCCGGCGCATCCACCGGCGCATGCGCAAGCTCCGCGAGGACCTCGCCGACTTCGCGCGCATCCGACGGACCAAGACCCAGGAGCGCGACCGCAACCGGGTCCCCACGGTCGCGCTGGTCGGCTACACCAACGCGGGGAAGTCCTCGATCCTCAACGAGCTGACCGGCGCGTCCGCACTGGTGCGCGACGCCCTGTTCGCCACGTTGGACACCACCGCGCGGCGGCTGGACCTCCCCGACGGGCGCTCGGTCGTCGTCACCGACACCGTCGGGTTCGTCCGCAAGCTCCCACACGGGCTGGTCGAGGCGTTCAAATCCACGCTGGAGGAATCCGCCCACGCCGACCTGCTGCTGCACGTCGTCGACGCCAGCCATCCCGAAGCCGAAGCGCAGATCGCGGCCGTCCGCGACGTCCTGGCCGAGATCGGAGCGGATCGCGTCCCCGAACAGCTCGTGCTGAACAAGGCCGACCTCGCCGATCCGGTCGACCTCGCGGCGCTGTCCCGCAGCCTGTCGCGCGCCAACGGGCAACCGGTCGAGGTGTCGGCCAGGACCGGTTCTGGCATCGATGAGCTGGTCGAGCGCGTCATGCTCCGCCTGCCAGACGAGCGGTTCCGGGTGACCGTCACGGTGCCCTACGACCGCACGGAGCTGGTCAACCTCGCGCACCGGTACGGGGAGGTCCACAAACAGGAGCACTCCAGCGAGGGGACCGAGCTGGTCGCCACCGTGGACGAGCATGTCGCACGTGCGATGCGTGACCTGCTCGATCCCGACCCGTTCGGGTGAGCGACGGAGCATCGAGCGTGCACCATCCACGGGCGGCAGCCATGCTGGTGGCCGCCTGTTCGATGGCGGCGGTCCTGAGCGCGACTCCGACCGTCGAGCCCCACGTCGACGCGCGCACGCGGTCGGGCGCGACCCTTGCAGCCCCCACGGCGGCGACCGAGAACCTCGATGAGGCGACGCCGTGGAACGCACCGCTGACCGCCGCTCGCGAGCCACCCGAGCCCCGCGTCGCCCCGTCCGTCCCAGCTGTGACCGACGCCGCCGACGACCGAGAGCCGGTCACCGTGCACGGCCCGGCGTGGCTCGCCGACCGCGCCGATCAGGTGCTGCAACGCATCACCTACCCCTGGCGCACGACGGGGTTCACGATCGAGTTCGGCCCCGCCCGGACCGGGCTGCGTGCCCTCTTCCACCGCGTCGACCGCCGCATCGAGGTGTTCGTGCGTCGCGGGGATCCGGTGGCCCGGACCGCGTTCGACCTCGCCCACGAGATCGGACACGCCGTCGACGTCACGGCCGGCTCCCCGGCCAGACGTGCCGCGTGGCTGGAGCGCCGCGGGGCGCCGGAGTCGACCCCGTGGTACGGATGCTCCGGCTGCGACGACCTGTCGACGGGCGCGGGCGACTTCGCTGAGGTGTTCGCGCTGTGGCAGCTGGGAGACGTCGATTTCCGCAGTCGGGTCGCGCCGCCACCGTCGCCGGGGGAGTTGGACCATCTGAGCGTGTGGTTCTGGCCGCCGGGGCGCTCACCGAGCTGCCACGCCCACGGTGGGTGCCTGCCGAGCGGACGCAGGATGCCCTGAACCTGAGCTGCGAAGCTCGGGTCAAGGCGATCCGATGTGCTAGCCTAGGCCCATGCGCGTGCACATCACGCTAGACGACGAGCTCGTCGAAGAGCTCGATCAGCGCGTCGGGCACGGTCGGCGTAGCGCGTTCATCGCCACTCTGATCCGCCGGGCTCTCGACGACGAACGCAGGTGGGACGCGATCGAAGACGCGCTCGGCGGCCTCTCCGAGACAGGCCACGACTGGGACGAGGATCCTGCCGCATGGGTGCGCGCCCAGAGGGTGAGCGACGATCGACGGGTCGGTTGAGGGTTGCTGCTGCTCGACACCACGGTGCTGATCGACGCCCTGCGTGGGCGTCGGGCGGGCGACCGTCTTCGCCGGCTTCGTGCCACCGGCGAGGTTCCGTGCGTTTGCGCGATCAACATCGAAGAGGTCTGGCGCGGGGTGAGGCCGGACGAGGAGGGGGTCGTGGCATCACTGTTCCGCGGCCTGCGGACCGTGCCGCTCGGCTCCCGCGAAGGGGAGGTCGCCGGCCGTTGGCGGCGCACGTTCGCCGAACGTGGCGTCACGCTGGACCAGGCGGACTGCCTCATCGCGGCCGCCGCCGTGCGGGCGAGCGCGGCGCTCGCCACCGGGAACCCGAGCCACTTCCCGATGGAGGAGGTCGTGGTCGAGCACTGGCCGGTCGGGGAGTGAACGGTGCTTCCGTCGGCGGCCGCAGCCCGGGAGGGGGCGCAGGAGCTCGGTCACGAAGACATCGCTGGGAGCCTCTGGCGGGTGGCTGCTCCCTCGCCGTCAGGGATGTCCGTGACGGAGGGAGCTAGACGCTGCGCACAACCGTGACGACCCGACCCAGGATCGCCACGTCCTGGTCACCGCTCAGCGGGATCGGCTCGTACACGGGGTTCGCTGGGTCGAGGGTCAGTTCACCGGACCGGGAACGGCGGAAGAACTTCACGGTGGCCTCACCATCGATCAAGGCAGCGCACATCTCGCCCTGTTCGACGGCTGGCTGCTTGCGGACGACCACCAGGTCACCGGGGAGGATGCCGGCCTCGATCATCGACTCACCACGCACACGCAGCATGAACAGCTCACCCTCGCCGACGAGCTCGCGCGGCAGGGGCAACAGCGCCTCGACCCGCTCCTCAGCCACGACCGGCGCGCCGGCCGCGATCTCACCCACCAGTGGGACGTTGCGCGTGACGGCAGGGCGCAGCCCCAGGTCGGTGTCCACGTCGACGCGGACCTCGAGGGCGCGTGGCTTGGTTGGGTCGCGCCGCAGGTACCCCTTCGTCTCCAGCTGCGCGAGTTGGGCGTGCACCGACGATGGGGACGATAGCCCCACGGCGTTCCCGATCTCGCGGACCGACGGGGGGTAGCCGCGCGCTTCGAGGTGGTCGTGGATCACCTCCAGGATGCGCCGCTGGCGCTGGGTCAGCTCGTCACGTGATCGCATCTGGTCCCTCACCGTGTCCCTCACCGCCTGTCCCAGCCCAACGTCGACGAACGAACGTTCGACAGGCAACGGTATCGCCACCAGGCCTCGCGAAGCAACACACCCGTTCGCTCCTTGACGAACGAACGCACGTTCGGCGAGGGTGGCGAACGTGCGTTCGGAAGCGGATGCGCCCGGTGTGTGGGCGACCCGAAACGAACGTGCGTCGGGACTGTCACACCCGTGACGTACACCCGACGCATGCCGAGACAGGAGGCCGGTGATGATCGAGGCGGCGACGACCAGCGAGCGCAGACGGACACGCGCGACGGGTGAGGTCGCCGGGCGGCCGGCGCTGACGGTGATCGAAGGAGGCCGCCACGCCCAGCGGACGCGCGTGACGGTGGCGGTCGCGATGCTCGTCTGCCTGCTGCTGACGCTGGCGTGGAGCCGTGTCGCGGCTGTCGCGGACGCTGAGCGGCCGTTGGTCGCCGGGACCGCCACGGTCGGCCCCGGCCAGACGCTGTGGGACGTCGCGTTGACGCATGCGCCTGCGGGCAGCGACCCCCGCGGGTACCTGCAACGGCTCCGTGCCGTCAACCTGCTCGCGCCGGGGGAGGTCGCTCCGTGGACGGTGGTGCTCCTACCGGCCGAGTGACCCGGTCGGGCGTGGCGACGTCGCAGGTGTCGTTGGGGTCAGGGCGACCGTCGCGTCCTTCTGGAGTGACTTCAGCTCCTTCTCGAAGTCCTCGGGGCCCTGGAAGTCCTTGTAGACGGACGCGAACCGCACGTAGGACACGTCGTCGAGCTCACGCAGGCGTGCCAGGACCTGAAGCCCCACCTGTTCGCTGGTCACCTGCCGAGCGCCGAGCTGACGGACGGCCACCTCGACGTCGGCGACCGCTCGGTCCAGCGCGTCGATGGAGACCCGGCCCTTGGCGGCCCGAGCCATGCCTTCGCGGACCTTGGTCCGGTCGAACGGTTGCAGCTCACCGGAGGTCTTCTGCACGAGCAACTGCGGCAACTCCAGGCGCTCGAAGGTGGTGTAGCGTGCGCCGCACGGTTGACATTCCCGGCGACGGCGGATCGACGAACCGTCGTCGGTCGGACGGGAATCGACGACCCGGTCCTGGTCCTGGCCGCACGTGGGGCAACGCATCGCCCAGTCCACCTCCGCGACGCCGATGCCGCCAGGACGCTACCCGCGGCCCGCGCCCGCGACGAGGAGGCGCGACACGCCGTCAAGCGGTCAGCGGCGTTCGACCCACACGTGCAGACCGCGTGCACCGTCCTTATCTCGTTCGAACTCGTCGATCAGCTCCAGGCGGCCGTCGCCGCGCCGCTGCAACCGGCCGTGGCCGAGGCCGGTGATGATCTCGTGCTCCTGGTAGCGGTGGATGAAGCGGTAGCGGATCGTGTCGCCGTGGATGATCCCCGCGGCTTCACCGTCGCTGACCTTGCCGCCGCCGTACTTGGCCAGCACCCGACGACCTTCCTGGAGGAACTTGGTCAACGAGCCCTTGGGCATGTGGGCCCCTTCATCGGGGAGGTTGTCGAGGGAGAACGACAGGCCGTGCAGGTTGTAGCCGTTGTCGTCGGCGCGGTGGCGGCCGGCCTTCCAGTCGCTGTGGGTGATCGCGTAGCCCCACTCGGACGCGAGCGTGCCGTCGGGCTGCTCGAACGAGTCGCGGTAGCGGGCCTCCATGAGGAACCCGGCGGCGGTGAAGGCGCGCTGCATCGGGACGTTGTGCTCGTGGGTGCGGCCCTCGAGGCGGAGCAGGTCGGGGTGGTCAGCGAAGTGGTGATCGGCGAGCTGGCGCAGGGCCTCACGGCCGACACCCTGTCCGCGGACGGCCTCGCTCAACCGGATGTCGAGCACCCCCTCCCCGCCGGTGAGGTTGCGAGCGAACGCGAAGCCGACCGGCTCACCGTCGACGAGCACCGCCCAGCCGACCTGTTCCTCGCACGCCCAGATCCCCGAGGCGATCTCGGCCGCGAGCTTCTCCTCGTTCCAGGCGAAACGC
Encoded here:
- the miaA gene encoding tRNA (adenosine(37)-N6)-dimethylallyltransferase MiaA, which gives rise to GKTDVALAVGPRGVGGQPVEIVAADAFTIYRGMDIATAKPSRADRAAVPHHMIDRLDPWQEASVACFQRAARSAVDAIAERGHVALLVGGSGLYFRAVVDDLRFPPTDPDVRARLEDAHRHDPVAAHAALATADPAAAARIDPGNLRRTVRALEVIELTGEPFSRFTRAWDEHRSIYPGLDVRGLDPGRVELRRRIHERADAMVGAGLLDEARRLAALPQPLSTTAAQAIGYREAFAVLDGELDADELNTAIASRTWRYAKRQLAWFRRDPRVRWSTPQEVLQVWC
- the dapF gene encoding diaminopimelate epimerase is translated as MRFVKAHGAGNDFVVVPDWNDEITLDPALVRAVCDRRRGIGADGVLRIVAAPDGADAFMDYRNADGSVAEMCGNGVRVVAKHLVEHGLVADASRTLHIATPAGVVAASVETDRDGTVTAVTAGMGRPVLDPAEIPFHADGDRAVDVPVSVDGHEIRVTAVSMGNPHAVVVVDDVGAAPVTDLGPALETHPRFPKRTNVEFVEVVGAGRVRMRVWERGVGETPACGTGACAGLVALQLLDLAGTDLVEEWPGGELTVRYDPGEDPAVRLRGPVVEIAEGELNGRWLAQAAGLR
- the hflX gene encoding GTPase HflX, whose protein sequence is MSDREQTHHRAPSAPHDGGESPSNDGEVTRAELRRRQRDVVEEGRPREGMDVFQPVERAVLVGVQLADRTDERVVANLDELEALADTAGAEVVGRLVQRRATPDPATYIGKGKVTELRALLQASHADAVIFDDELTPAQQRNLEEGVRQKVLDRTIVILDIFAQHAVSREGKTQVELAQLTYLLPRLRGWGQALSRQEGRIGTRGPGESQLEVDRRRIHRRMRKLREDLADFARIRRTKTQERDRNRVPTVALVGYTNAGKSSILNELTGASALVRDALFATLDTTARRLDLPDGRSVVVTDTVGFVRKLPHGLVEAFKSTLEESAHADLLLHVVDASHPEAEAQIAAVRDVLAEIGADRVPEQLVLNKADLADPVDLAALSRSLSRANGQPVEVSARTGSGIDELVERVMLRLPDERFRVTVTVPYDRTELVNLAHRYGEVHKQEHSSEGTELVATVDEHVARAMRDLLDPDPFG
- a CDS encoding ribbon-helix-helix domain-containing protein, with protein sequence MRVHITLDDELVEELDQRVGHGRRSAFIATLIRRALDDERRWDAIEDALGGLSETGHDWDEDPAAWVRAQRVSDDRRVG
- a CDS encoding PIN domain-containing protein gives rise to the protein MLLLDTTVLIDALRGRRAGDRLRRLRATGEVPCVCAINIEEVWRGVRPDEEGVVASLFRGLRTVPLGSREGEVAGRWRRTFAERGVTLDQADCLIAAAAVRASAALATGNPSHFPMEEVVVEHWPVGE
- the lexA gene encoding transcriptional repressor LexA, with amino-acid sequence MRSRDELTQRQRRILEVIHDHLEARGYPPSVREIGNAVGLSSPSSVHAQLAQLETKGYLRRDPTKPRALEVRVDVDTDLGLRPAVTRNVPLVGEIAAGAPVVAEERVEALLPLPRELVGEGELFMLRVRGESMIEAGILPGDLVVVRKQPAVEQGEMCAALIDGEATVKFFRRSRSGELTLDPANPVYEPIPLSGDQDVAILGRVVTVVRSV
- the nrdR gene encoding transcriptional regulator NrdR, which encodes MRCPTCGQDQDRVVDSRPTDDGSSIRRRRECQPCGARYTTFERLELPQLLVQKTSGELQPFDRTKVREGMARAAKGRVSIDALDRAVADVEVAVRQLGARQVTSEQVGLQVLARLRELDDVSYVRFASVYKDFQGPEDFEKELKSLQKDATVALTPTTPATSPRPTGSLGR
- a CDS encoding GNAT family N-acetyltransferase, translating into MPDDRPEVHLRVLTPEDAPWMTQLDDQGYEGMARRFAWNEEKLAAEIASGIWACEEQVGWAVLVDGEPVGFAFARNLTGGEGVLDIRLSEAVRGQGVGREALRQLADHHFADHPDLLRLEGRTHEHNVPMQRAFTAAGFLMEARYRDSFEQPDGTLASEWGYAITHSDWKAGRHRADDNGYNLHGLSFSLDNLPDEGAHMPKGSLTKFLQEGRRVLAKYGGGKVSDGEAAGIIHGDTIRYRFIHRYQEHEIITGLGHGRLQRRGDGRLELIDEFERDKDGARGLHVWVERR